Proteins from a genomic interval of Lycium ferocissimum isolate CSIRO_LF1 chromosome 2, AGI_CSIRO_Lferr_CH_V1, whole genome shotgun sequence:
- the LOC132048088 gene encoding nucleolar complex-associated protein 2-like isoform X1 — protein MPKSSSKQNAGGHVEELKRLQEKDPEFYQFLQEHDKELLEFDDDEDIDDDAETEMDGDEMEEDDEADEFDTEQLVHADGKEVKSATNVITSAMVDSWCSSIHENRSSGAIRSLMRAFRTACHYGDDTGEDAKSKWSTMSSAVFNKIMLFVLKEMDGILRGLLKLPTSGGKKEMIKDMSNTKRWKSNNHLVKSYLGNALHVLNQMTDTEMISFTLRRLRFSSVFLAAFPVLLRKYIKVLLHFWVQAEVHYLLVSFCF, from the exons GATCCTGAGTTCTATCAATTCTTGCAAGAGCATGACAAGGAGCTCCTTGAgtttgatgatgatgaggatatTGAT GATGATGCTGAGACTGAAATGGATGGCGACGAAatggaagaagatgatgaagctGATGAATTTGACACTGAACAACTCGTTCATGCAGATGGAAAGGAGGTCAAATCGGCCACAAATGTCATCACTAGTGCAATGGTGGACTCTTGGTGCAGttcaattcatgaaaatagaAGTTCGGGGGCTATCAGGTCTCTCATGAGAGCTTTCCGCACAGCTTGTCATTATGGCGATGATACTGGTGAAGATGCTAAGTCAAAGTGGAGTACTATGTCTAGCGCTGTGTTCAACAAGATAATGTTATTTGTTCTAaaagaaatggatggaattcttcGTGGCCTGTTGAAGTTACCAACTTCTGGTGGGAAGAAGGAGATGATAAAGGATATGTCCAATACTAAGCGGTGGAAGAGCAACAACCACTTGGTGAAATCATATCTTGGGAATGCGCTACATGTTCTAAATCAGATGACTGATACAGAAATGATATCATTTACATTACGAAGACTCAGATTTTCATCTGTATTTTTGGCTGCTTTTCCAGTTCTGTTAAGGAAATATATAAAG GTTCTTCTTCATTTCTGGGTACAGGCGGAGGTGCACTACCTGTTAGTCTCTTTTTGTTTCTAA
- the LOC132048088 gene encoding nucleolar complex-associated protein 2-like isoform X2: MPKSSSKQNAGGHVEELKRLQEKDPEFYQFLQEHDKELLEFDDDEDIDDDAETEMDGDEMEEDDEADEFDTEQLVHADGKEVKSATNVITSAMVDSWCSSIHENRSSGAIRSLMRAFRTACHYGDDTGEDAKSKWSTMSSAVFNKIMLFVLKEMDGILRGLLKLPTSGGKKEMIKDMSNTKRWKSNNHLVKSYLGNALHVLNQMTDTEMISFTLRRLRFSSVFLAAFPVLLRKYIKGSFKCFLYQGYETDI, from the exons GATCCTGAGTTCTATCAATTCTTGCAAGAGCATGACAAGGAGCTCCTTGAgtttgatgatgatgaggatatTGAT GATGATGCTGAGACTGAAATGGATGGCGACGAAatggaagaagatgatgaagctGATGAATTTGACACTGAACAACTCGTTCATGCAGATGGAAAGGAGGTCAAATCGGCCACAAATGTCATCACTAGTGCAATGGTGGACTCTTGGTGCAGttcaattcatgaaaatagaAGTTCGGGGGCTATCAGGTCTCTCATGAGAGCTTTCCGCACAGCTTGTCATTATGGCGATGATACTGGTGAAGATGCTAAGTCAAAGTGGAGTACTATGTCTAGCGCTGTGTTCAACAAGATAATGTTATTTGTTCTAaaagaaatggatggaattcttcGTGGCCTGTTGAAGTTACCAACTTCTGGTGGGAAGAAGGAGATGATAAAGGATATGTCCAATACTAAGCGGTGGAAGAGCAACAACCACTTGGTGAAATCATATCTTGGGAATGCGCTACATGTTCTAAATCAGATGACTGATACAGAAATGATATCATTTACATTACGAAGACTCAGATTTTCATCTGTATTTTTGGCTGCTTTTCCAGTTCTGTTAAGGAAATATATAAAG GGGTCCTTCAAGTGTTTTCTATATCAGGGCTATGAAACTGATATCTGA